In Puntigrus tetrazona isolate hp1 chromosome 22, ASM1883169v1, whole genome shotgun sequence, one genomic interval encodes:
- the LOC122328020 gene encoding NLR family CARD domain-containing protein 3-like → MSLSKKPSVRSSSHVSSSVSVKSDRSKGDPPEFSEETPPATESVRSSSHVSSFASVKSDRSKGHPPEFSKESASNTQSVRYETLTSDIQINRNHKKITDNLLGIFQNLEKKIITFLKNELEMFKKILQKENKQQFVEDFNENRCSNREAALDLTLYFLREMKQDRAADTLQDELIFIHQLKCSLKKKYKCVFEGITKQGDSTLLKNIYTDLYITQGCSEQVNTEHEVRQIEVASRRHETQEKQVECKNLFEASEQDEQIRTVLTKGVAGIGKSVSVQKFVLDWAEGKENQDISFMFPLPFREMNLKEKEKLSLMDLLTQFFPETKGLNLTRRNQFKVLFILDGLDECRLPLNFKDNEILCDVSSAASLDVLLTNLIKGNLLPSALIWITTRPAAASKIPPECIERLTEIRGFNDAQKEEYFRKRFTDENLANEIIDHVKQSKSLFIMCHIPVFCWISATVLQNILEEKRKNVMKINESEDASKTLQESNTEDTPKTLTQMYTHFLRFQIQQSRRKYDGEHTPDVSWDKVAIFSLGKLAFDQLERNNVVFYDTDLEACGIDVYKASVYSGMCTQIFKEETGIVLGTMYCFVHLSIQEFIAALYAHLFLDLNKKSVFDQDSTQQENKSEIDFLKTAVDKALESDNGHLDLFLRFLLGLSLQSNQRLLQGLLTQKNRNDQSKLEIVEYIKQKFEANLSPERSINLFYCLNELNDQTLVKEIQNHLNKGSLSSADLSPAQWSALVFVLLTSEEELEEFDLQKFKKSDECLIRLSAVIKTSKRAL, encoded by the exons atgaGTCTCTCAAAGAAACCGAG TGTAAGATCAAGCTCTCATGTGTCCAGCTCTGTGTCTGTGAAGAGCGACCGGTCAAAAGGTGATCCACCAGAATTCAGTGAGGAGACACCACCAGCTACTGAAAG TGTAAGATCAAGCTCTCATGTGTCCAGCTTTGCATCTGTGAAAAGTGACCGGTCAAAAGGTCATCCACCGGAATTCAGTAAAGAAAGTGCATCAAATACTCAAAG TGTTCGATATGAAACATTAACTTCAGACATCCAGATTAACAGGaatcacaaaaaaatcacagacaACCTCCTAGGAATCTTTcag AATCTTGAGaagaaaataatcacatttctaaaaaatgaGCTGGAAATGTTcaagaaaatattacagaaagaGAACAAGCAACAATTTGTGGAGGATTTTAATGAGAACAGATGCAGTAACAGAGAAGCAGCTCTTGATCTCACGCTCTACTTCCTGAGAGAGATGAAACAAGATAGAGCTGCTGATACTCTACAAG ATGAGCTGATCTTCATTCATCAGCTAAAGTGTAGCCTAAAGAAGAagtataagtgtgtgtttgaaggaATCACAAAGCAAGGAGACTCTACACTTCTGAAGAACATCTACACAGATCTCTATATCACTCAGGGTTGTAGTGAACAGGTCAATACTGAACATGAGGTCAGACAGATTGAAGTTGCTTCCAGACGTCACGaaacacaagagaaacaggttgAGTGCAAAAATTTGTTTGAAGCATCTGAACAAGACGAGCAGATCAGAACTGTACTGACAAAAGGAGTCGCTGGCATCGGAAAAtcagtctctgtgcagaagtttgTTCTGGATTGGgcagaaggaaaagaaaatcaagATATCAGCTTCATGTTTCCTcttccattcagagagatgaacttaaaggagaaagaaaaactaagTTTGATGGACCTTTTAACTCAGTTTTTCCCAGAGACGAAAGGACTGAATCTTACGAGAAGAAATCAGTTCAAAGTCCTGTTCATTCTTGATGGATTGGATGAATGTCGACTTCCTCTAAACTTTAAGGATAATGAGATATTGTGTGATGTTTCATCAGCAGCCTCTCTGGATGTTCTCCTAACAAACCTCATCAAGGGAAATCTGCTTccttctgctctcatctggatcaccacCAGACCAGCAGCTGCCAGTAAGATTCCTCCTGAATGTATCGAGCGGCTGACAGAGATACGAGGATTCAATGATGCACAAAAGGAGGAGTACTTCAGAAAAAGATTCACGGATGAGAATCTGGCCAACGAAATCATCGATCATGTTAAACAATCAAAGAGTCTCTTtatcatgtgccacatcccagtcttctgctggatttCTGCCACAGTTctccagaacattttagaagagaaaagaaaaaatgtcatgaaaatTAATGAGTCTGAAGATGCCTCCAAAACACTACAGGAGTCAAATACTGAAGACACTCCTAAGACTCTGacacaaatgtacacacactttcTTAGATTTCAGATCCAACAGAGCAGAAGAAAGTATGATGGAGAACACACACCAGATGTTTCCTGGGATAAAGTTGCCATCTTTTCACTGGGGAAACTGGCATTTGATCAGCTGGAAAGAAACAATGTGGTCTTCTATGACACAGATCTGGAAGCATGTGGTATTGACGTCTATAAGGCATCAGTGTACTCAGGCATGTGTACTCAGATCTTTAAGGAGGAAACAGGGATCGTTCTTGGTACCATGTACTGCTTCGTTCACTTGAGCATTCAAGAGTTTATTGCAGCTCTTTATGCTCATCTGTTTCTGGAcctcaacaaaaaaagtgtgtttgatcAAGACTCTAcacaacaagaaaacaaaagtgaaattgATTTCCTCAAGACTGCAGTGGACAAGGCTCTAGAGAGTGATAATGGACACCTGGATCTTTTTCTTCGATTCCTTCTTGGTTTGTCACTCCagtccaatcagagactcttacagGGTCTGTTGACgcagaaaaatagaaatgaccAGAGCAAATTGGAAATAGTTGAGTACATCAAGCAGAAATTTGAAGCTAATCTGTCTCCAGAGAGATCCATCAATCTGTTCtactgtctgaatgaactgaaCGACCAAACTCTGGTGAAAGAGATTCAGAACCACCTTAACAAAGGAAGTCTCTCATCTGCTGACCTTTCACCTGCCCAGTGGTCTGCTTTGGTCTTTGTGTTGTTGACATcagaggaggagctggaggagtttGATCTTCAGAAATTCAAGAAATCAGACGAGTGTCTTATTAGATTATCAGCAGTCATCAAAACCTCCAAAAGAGCTCTGTAA